In a single window of the Antedon mediterranea chromosome 1, ecAntMedi1.1, whole genome shotgun sequence genome:
- the LOC140043188 gene encoding uncharacterized protein, translated as MLRLTIFTAVLALLITIEAKHFRGGSFSWKPRAGGKVKISWKVNWMRNYEGMQKFLCTDERPHVEGEGQLLCMECQNKLIYGKQVDLNCTSWSEEENWTSGIGSFLYTPEPGMERFTLSYQESEMPNEFNFNSQWMSTLKNYGGAGNAWRMVSVVDLTIPNSSPKTTHPAMISVVKECGDVSIYIPVSDQDDDKIRCRWSTKPEECPDVACSRGRCGRNKLCGVPVENSLLEANRCRYTFPVTEMEAGWYAVPITIEDFRPGVTGSLDNGALSRVPLQFLLRVESKGECRVLDFGDNLQRCHLLRPNEPWSYEIKAYSEAELKVLVIERPSSAFKIGKLIKYEDYQSRTVSWTPTENDLGKHFLLFHSVDTDGFYSSYETLTLLVKNKFPPGFGDPPAGPNIIKEQSFPTPMSTVEDQDKYFSIKFDLPFVRPEKPTYININNLRGEVVLKIDVSDDSQVEVDPKDNTKIRFPNPYMKLNPGDMYTLEPEAGISFVECMNACGMECPPIVTPKMKWLFRTMTIPVPSVDCGPSSLIVYIPKLYVNNMNPNLLRFIDAWDKKCRATNHNATHYIMTTDFDECGTRSRELPVKSPKPKRLVFKNKVRDAPKPYGGKKSQITRDQRKIRINVECEVKNGLGYYDVSFTPNDTRKGITVTGKSELKAMMKMYKGDDYRNEINKKKLPLPVKMNKRLYFSIEGLNKNKELQIEHCFAVPRNKPPGCKVNPHVLIEDGCPVDRTLQMETSSSQSDKKFSVRSFAFIYYGLSEDVFIRCKTVVCDPGNGGSKCTKLALKQCPQYADSQSIRGRREVEEAGYDFTDEVVDVMIGVGEE; from the exons ATGTTACGCCTTACTATTTTCACTGCCGTTTTGGCATTACTTATAACGATAGAAGCCAAGCATTTCCGAGGTGGTTCTTTTAGTTGGAAACCAAGAGCTGGTGGAAAG GTTAAAATATCATGGAAAGTAAACTGGATGAGAAATTACGAAGGTATGCAAAAGTTTCTTTGTACAGACGAACGCCCTCACGTCGAGGGGGAAGGCCAGTTATTGTGTATGGAGTGccaaaataaattgatatatgGAAAACAAGTAGATCTCAATTGTACTTCCTGGAGCGAGGAAGAAAATTGGACGAGTGGTATTGGATCATTTCTTTATACGCCAGAGCCTGGAATGGAACGATTCACATTGTC ctaTCAGGAATCAGAAATGCCAAATGAGTTCAATTTCAACAGTCAATGGATGTCGACTTTGAAAAACTATGGAGGAGCTGGAAATGCCTGGCGAATGGTCAGCGTGGTTGACTTGACCATTCCAAACTCTTCCCCTAAAACTACTCATCCGGCTATGATCAGTGTTGTCAAAGAGTGTGGAGATGTTTCTATTTATATTCCAG TTTCTGACCAAGATGATGATAAAATCCGTTGTAGGTGGTCAACTAAACCGGAAGAATGCCCGGATGTTGCATGCTCAAGAGGAAGATGTGGAAGAAATAAGTTGTGCGGTGTTCCAGTAGAAAATTCACTTTTAGAAGCA aaTCGATGTAGATACACATTCCCTGTAACTGAAATGGAAGCTGGTTGGTACGCTGTTCCCATCACAATTGAGGATTTTAGACCCGGTGTCACTGGTTCACTCGACAATGGGGCACTTTCAAGAGTTCCTTTGCAGTTTCTGCTCAGAGTTGAATCCAAAGGCGAATGCAGAGTGCTCGATTTTGGTGATAATCTCCAAAGATGCCATCTTCTGAGACCTAATGAACCTTGGAGTTACGAGATAAAAGCTTATAGTGAAGCTGA ATTGAAAGTTCTTGTTATTGAACGTCCAAGCTCAGCATTTAAAATCGGAAAACTAATTAAATACGAAGACTATCAAAGCAGGACCGTAAGCTGGACACCAACAGAAAATGATCTCggaaaacattttcttttatttcattctgtcGATACTGATGG ATTCTACAGTTCATACGAAACTTTGACACTTTTAGTAAAAA ATAAGTTTCCTCCGGGCTTTGGTGATCCACCAGCGGGCCCAAATATCATCAAGGAGCAATCTTTCCCCACTCCAATGTCGACTGTTGAAGATCAAGATAAATATTTCAGCATCAAATTTGACTTGCCC TTTGTAAGACCTGAAAAACCAACATATATCAACATCAATAATCTTCGTGGTGAGGTGGTACTGAAGATCGACGTGTCGGATGACAGTCAAGTCGAGGTTGACCCCAAAGACAACACAAAAATCAGGTTCCCTAATCCATACATGAAACTGAACCCAGGCGATATGTACACCTTGGAACCAGAAGCTGGTATCAGTTTTGTAGAGTGCATGAACGCTTGTGGCATGGAGTGCCCGCCTATCGTAACACCAAAAATGAAATGGTTGTTCAGAACCA TGACTATTCCTGTTCCATCGGTGGACTGTGGCCCATCGTCATTGATTGTATACATCCCAAAACTGTACGTGAACAATATGAACCCAAACCTATTACGGTTTATTGATGCTTGGGACAAGAAATGCAGAGCAACCAACCATAATGCAACTCATTACATTATGACTACTGATTTTGATGAATGTGGAACCAGATCCAGAGAGTTGCCAGTGAAG TCACCAAAGCCAAAACGTCTTGTTTTCAAGAACAAGGTACGAGACGCCCCAAAACCATATGGAGGAAAGAAATCACAAATTACAAGAGATCAGAGAAAAATCAGAATAAATGTAGAATGTGAAGTTAAGAATGGGCTAGGCTACTATGATGTCTCATTCACTCCAAACGACACACGCAAAGGCATCACCGTCACCGGCAAATCTGAATTAAAAGCCATGATGAAGATGTACAAAGGTGACGACTACAGAAATGAGATTAACAAGAAGAAACTGCCATTGCCAGTAAAGATGAACAAGCGTCTTTACTTCAGTATTGAGGGTCTTAATAAGAACAAAGAGCTGCAGATTGAACACTGCTTCGCCGTACCAAGAAACAAGCCTCCGGGTTGCAAAGTGAATCCACATGTTTTGATTGAAGATGG atgCCCAGTCGACCGAACCTTGCAAATGGAAACCTCTTCTAGCCAGTCAGATAAAAAATTCTCCGTACGATCATTCGCATTTATATATTACGGACTTTCAGAAGAT GTGTTCATAAGATGCAAAACGGTAGTCTGTGATCCTGGAAACGGCGGGTCAAAGTGTACAAAGCTCGCGTTAAAGCAATGCCCACAGTACGCTGATAGTCAGTCTATTCGTGGAAGACGAGAGGTGGAAGAAGCGGGCTACGACTTTACAGACGAGGTCGTTGATGTTATGATCGGCGTCGGCGAAGAGTAA